From the Rhinoderma darwinii isolate aRhiDar2 chromosome 12, aRhiDar2.hap1, whole genome shotgun sequence genome, one window contains:
- the ANKRD63 gene encoding ankyrin repeat domain-containing protein 63, with protein sequence MMLRPRDLRRSSGTRTFLDAMHGGKVHLARFVLDALDRRIINSPAGDQCRTPLMFAVVLREAELRTRFVRLLLDKGADVNGQDEAGRTALSLACELGHLDAVKLLVQHSANPEIPDRDGNRALMYAASCGHSAELLFLLRSYKRFGLCLDATNREGITALDAARMAGHWECERALTGRSGRSPDSRNGETPARSPKPLSRQMLERFSRPFSHRREEDGPQSRGVLIRSTSCSPAHTEDKSLPEKEALRIPELVIQRAHSWDGPVTGGTLLCNRLLRRVTSPDFCLGLSGDNLPFYPGDLKMGRRDSNCSRSQLIPRSRQALAL encoded by the coding sequence ATGATGCTCCGTCCCCGGGACCTCCGGCGCAGCTCCGGCACCCGCACCTTTCTGGACGCCATGCACGGCGGTAAGGTGCACCTGGCCCGTTTCGTGCTGGACGCTTTGGATCGCAGGATTATAAACTCTCCCGCGGGCGATCAGTGCCGCACCCCGCTAATGTTCGCCGTGGTTCTGAGGGAAGCCGAGCTCCGAACTCGCTTTGTACGGCTGCTCCTCGACAAAGGGGCGGATGTGAACGGGCAGGACGAGGCTGGGCGCACGGCTCTGAGTCTAGCCTGCGAGCTTGGACACCTGGACGCGGTGAAGCTGCTGGTCCAGCACAGCGCAAACCCGGAGATCCCAGACCGGGACGGGAACAGGGCGCTCATGTACGCGGCTTCTTGCGGTCACAGCGCGGAGCTGCTCTTCCTGCTCCGATCCTATAAACGCTTCGGGCTCTGCCTGGACGCCACTAACAGAGAGGGAATAACTGCTCTGGATGCTGCCCGGATGGCCGGCCACTGGGAGTGTGAAAGAGCCTTGACCGGGCGCAGCGGTCGTAGCCCCGACTCAAGAAACGGAGAGACACCAGCCCGCAGCCCGAAACCCTTATCCCGACAGATGCTGGAGCGCTTCTCCCGGCCCTTCTCACACCGCAGGGAGGAGGACGGGCCGCAGTCCCGGGGGGTCCTCATCCGCTCCACTAGTTGTTCTCCCGCCCACACGGAGGACAAATCCCTCCCGGAGAAAGAAGCTCTGCGTATACCGGAGCTGGTTATCCAACGTGCGCACAGCTGGGACGGGCCGGTCACAGGGGGAACATTACTGTGCAACCGCCTGCTCCGCCGGGTTACGTCTCCGGACTTCTGCCTAGGACTGTCTGGGGATAATCTGCCCTTTTACCCCGGAGACTTAAAGATGGGGAGGAGGGACAGCAATTGCAGCCGGAGCCAGCTTATACCAAGGAGCAGGCAGGCCCTGGCATTGTGA